GCCCTGCTCGGCCTGCTGGTCTCGGTGGCCGTAGGCGTGGCCCTGTACCGCGGCAGCCTGCGCCTGAACCTGGGGCAGTTCTTCCGCTGGACCGGCCTGTTCATCCTGGTGGTGGCCGCCGGCATCCTCGCCAACTCGGTGCAGGCCCTGCATGAAGCCGGCCTGTGGAACCACCTGCAGGATGTGGTCTTCGACATCAGCGCCACACTGCCGATGGACGGCCCCATCGGTTCGGTGCTGGCCGGAATGTTCGGCTATCAGGACGCACCGACGGTCAGCACCCTCGGTGCCTGGCTGATTTACCTGGTGGCGGCGCTGGTGCTGTTCTTCCTGCCGTACCGCCCCGCTCGGCAGGGCGACCGCCCGGCCGTCACTCATTCATAGCTTTCAAGAGGCTCGCATGTCCAACCCCTCGACGGGAGCCTGGTCTCCCCGTGCCCTGCGCCTGGCCGTGGCCGGCTCGGTGGTGCTGATGTTCGCCGCCGGCGGGCTGTTCTACTACGCCGCCCGGGTGGCCGCCGACAAGCGCGCGGCCAACGCTGGCAACGAAACCGTGGTGAACATCCACCCGCGCAGTTGCGAGCCGAATGCGTTGAGCGTGGCCGCCGGCAAGCACAGCTTCCGCATCGTCAACCAGTCGGAGCGTGCCGTGGAGTGGGAGATCCTCGACGGTGTGCTGGTGATCGAAGAACGCGAGAACATCGCCCCTGGCATGAGCCAGGTGATCAACGCCAACCTGCGCCCAGGCGACTACACCATCACCTGCGGGCTGCTGAGCAACCCGCGCGGCACCCTGCACGTGACCCCGACTGCGGAGTCCGAAGCCCAGGCCAGGGCACGACCGACGCTGACCGCGTTCATCGGCCCGCTGTCGGAGTACCGGGTGTACCTCAGCCAGCAAGGTACGGCATTGATCAAGGCGACAGCGGCCCTGCAGCAGGCCATCGCAGCCGGCGACCTGGACGCCGCACGCCGCGCCTACCTGCCGGCCCGCGCGGCCTATCAGCGCATCGCCCCGGCGGCGCAGCGCCTGGCGGAACTGGACAACGCCATCAACGCCCGCGCCGACTACTTCGAGAAACGCGAGCAAGACCCGGGCTTCGGAGGCTTCCACCGTATCGAGTACGCCTTGTTCAAGCAGGCCAGCGTGCAGGGCCTGGCGCCGGTGGCGGGCAAGCTGGCCGACGACGTCACCCGGCTCAAGCAGGCGCTGCTGGCGCAGAGCATCGCCCCCGATCAGTTGACCGGCATGGTGGTGCGTAACCTGCTGAGCCTGGCCGAGAACCGTAGCCAGGGCGAGGAAGAACGCTACAGCCACACCGACCTGAACGGCTTCGCTGCCAACCTGGAGGGCGCCGGCAAGGTCATCGATCTGCTGCGCCCGCTGTTGGCGCGCAACCATGCCGAGCTGCTGCAGCGCCTGGACGCCGCAGCCGCCGAGCTGGACACCACCTTCGACAGCCTGACCCGCGACCGTGGCTATCGCCCGTACGACCAGGTCGACGCCGGCATGCGCCAACAGATCGCCACCCAGACCAAGACCCTCGCCGATGCGCTGCAGGCCATCGACCCCGCGCTGGGCCTGTCGAGCCTGTAACACTTGGAGTACCCCCTCAGATGAAAACCCCAGACGCCTCCCCTGCCCTCGAATCGCCCCAGCGTCGTCGCGTGCTGATGGGCCTTGGCGCCGCCGGTGCCGCACTGGCCGGCAGCAGTCTGGCGAGCCCGGCCATGGCGGCCCGCCCCGCGCAGGTTACCGAAGCACCGGACAGCGATCGTACCCAGGACAGCAATCCTTTCCATGGCGTGCACCAGAGCGGCATCGTCAACCCGCGCCCGGCCGCCGGCATGCTGGTGGCCTTCGACGTACTGGCCACTGATCGCGAGGACCTGGAGCGCTTGTTCCGCACCCTCAACGAGCGCATCGCATTTCTGATGAAGGGCGGCCCGGTGCAGGACATCGATCCCAAGCTGCCACCGCTGGACTCCGGCATCCTCGGCCCGGTGGTGACTCCGGACAACCTCACCATCACCGTCTCGGTGGGTGACTCGCTGTTCGACGAGCGCTTCGGCCTGGCCCCGGTCAAGCCCAAGCGCCTGAGCCGCATGGTCGGCTTTCCCAATGACGCCCTGGAGGCTGCCAGCTGCCACGGCGACCTGAGCATCCAGTTCTGCGCCAACACCCCGGACACCAACATCCACGCCCTGCGCGACATCGTGAAAAACCTGCCCGACCTGTTGCTGGTGCGCTGGAAGCAGGAGGGCACGGTGCCGCCGCAAGCGCCGAAGAAGCCCGGACAGCCTGCCGAGAGCGCACGCAACTTCCTGGGTTTTCGTGATGGCTCGGCCAACCCGGACTCCAACGACCGCCAGGTGATGGACGAGTTGGTGTGGGTCCAGCCCGGCAGCGACGAGCCCGCCTGGGCCGCGCATGGCAGCTACCAGGCGGTGCGCATCATTCGCAACTTCGTCGAGCGCTGGGACCGCACTCCGCTGCAGGAGCAGGAGTCGATCTTCGGCCGTGCCAAGCACAGCGGCGCACCGCTGGACGGCAAGGTGGAAAGCGACGAGCCGAACTACGCCGCCGACCCGCAGGGCAAGAAGATCCGCCTGGATTCGCACATCCGCCTGGCCAACCCGCGCACCCCGGGCAGCCGCCAGAACCTGATCCTGCGCCGGCCGTTCAATTACTCCAACGGCGTGAACAAGAACGGCCAGCTGGACATGGGCCTGTTGTTCATCTGCTACCAGGCCGACCTGGAGAAAGGCTTCATCACCGTACAGAACCGCCTCAACGGCGAGCCGCTCGAGGAATACCTCAAGCCGGTCGGCGGCGGTTACTTCTTTACCCTGCCGGGGGTGACCAACGACGAGGACTTCATCGGTCGCTCGCTGCTGGCCGCCGCCCCGGCCCCCGAAACCGCCTGAACCGAAACGGAAGCGCCGACATGCACAAGACCCCGCTCGCCCTGCTGTTCACCCTGGCTGCCCTGGGCGCCCCCCTGGCCGCACAGGCCGCCCCCGCGCCACTGGACCTGGTGGGTCCGGTCTCGGACTACAAGATCTATGTCACGGAAAACATCGATGAGCTGGTCAGCCACACCCGGCAGTTCACCGATGCGGTGAAGGCAGGCGATCTCGCCACCGCCAAGAAGCTCTATGCCCCGACCCGGGTCTACTACGAGCGCATCGAGCCGATCGCCGAGCTGTTCAGCGACCTGGATGCGTCCATCGACTCACGCGTCGATGACCACGAGCAAGGTGTCGAGGCCGAAGACTTCACCGGCTTCCATCGCCTGGAGTACACGCTGTTCGAAAAGAACACCGCCAAGGGCCAGGATGTCATCGCCGACAAACTGATGAGCGACGTGCAAGACCTGCAAAAGCGCGTCGCCGACCTGACCTTCCCGCCCGAGAAAGTGGTGGGCGGCGCGGCAGTGCTGCTCGAAGAGGTGGCCGCCACCAAGGTCTCCGGCGAGGAGGACCGCTACAGCCATACCGACCTGTATGACTTCCAGGGCAACGTGGACGGCGCGAAGAAGATCGTCGACCTGTTCCGCCCGCAGTACGAGAAGCAGGACCCGGCGTTCGCCGGCAAGGTGGACAAGAACTTCGCCGCCGTGGACAAGATCCTCGCCAAGTACAAGACCCCGGACGGCGGCTTCATGACCTATGACAAGGTCAAGGAAAACGACCGCAAGGCGCTGGTCGGCCCGGTCAACACTCTGGCCGAAGACCTCTCCACTCTGCGTGGCAAGCTGGGCCTGAACTGATCCAGTGCAAGACACTTCAGCGGCTTCAGTCGCGAAGACGGCAACCCATGCCTCCCATGGTGTTGCCATCTTCGCGGCTAAATCCAATACTGGTCAGTGACCGTTGGAGCGAGCTTGCTCGCGAATAGCAGGCTATCTGGAGCGGGTACACCCGTCGCTGCATCAGTGCCCTTGAGTCACCTTTCCGCCCTGACGGCGGGTTACTTTTGGTTTCGGCCAAAAGTAACCAAAAACCATTGCTCCTGGCTTGGGTCTGCCCTGCGGGCAGACTTCCCTCCTTCCGGCGCCATTCCAGGGGGCCGGCGCAATGGGCCGTCCCTGGCCCAGTGCGCCTAAGCCGGCTTCCCTGCCGGCTTACCCCCTTCCATGACACCTCCACTCGGCCTGCACCGAAGTCGCGTTTGGCGGCGTCTGCAAGTTCTGTGCTTTAAAAAAAGCAAAAGCGACGCCAGACCAGATTCCTCTGGTCTAAAAGATCAGTATTGCGGCTAAGGCCACTCAACCCTTCTTGTCGTGAGCGATGCTCAACTGATAGAAGGTCGCCGCGCCGCCTTCGGTGGCGTAGCCGGTGTTGTCCTGGGTGTAGACCCCGGCCTTGAAGTACAACAGCTTGGTGCTCCAGGTCGGATCCAGACGCACGTTCCACACGTTCTCGTAGGCGTTGACCGTCAGGTTGCCCGCCGGGGTCAGGTGGATGCTGTAGCTGAAGCGCTGGTTGAGCGGCACGCCCTCGGCGATGGTAATCACTTCGATCTCAGACTGCGGGCTGCGACGCAGTTTGGCGACGATGTTGCCGGTCTTGAGCTTGTCCTTGTACTGGTACTCGACCTTGAGCAGTGGCTCGTTGCTCTGGTAGGTGTGGATCTGACCAATGACGATCTTGCCGCTGGAAGGCACCTGGTTGACCATCAGCGCCGCCCGCAGGAAGTTGTCCGCCGATGTGTAGTTCCAGTTGAACGCGCGTCCGTCCGCCGTGGTCTCGCGCAGCTCGGTGCGCGGGAACTTGGCGTTGTCGGTGGTCGACCCCGTAACCGGCGCCCAGAAGAACAACGTATTGCCGGAGCGGAAGTAACCGTCCTGATAGCCGCGCATCAGCTGCGCAGTCGCGATGGTCTGGGCGGGAACACCGACGGGAATGGACAGGTTCCAAGTGGCAAGGTCGATCATGGTGTGGCTCGCAAGGTGCGCATGCGCACCGACAGGATGGCTCTGGGACGCGGGTTACAGGCCCGAGTGATTCGTCATCGCTATCGGCATGGGCGGTTTTTTGATGAACCGCTACAGGCGTCAAGGAACCGTTGTGCCAGCACCGAAGATATCATTTAGATATCACCCATCCCCTCCCCCTGGACTGGACCCTTTCAGCACGAAGGCCGTGCCATAAGGCCCGCCTCCCGGCGATCCGCGTCGGTTTTTTGAATGCCTTGAGGTCTCGCCCCTCAATGCACGCAAAAACCTCCGACGAACGGTCGATAATTTTTGAACTTTTCACCCGGGAACTCTGTCTCGTCCGCTCAACCCCGCGCCGTTCGTCGACCTGCTCGCCGATTTTCAGTTGACTGAAATGGTTTGTTACAGGATATTAATAGTTAGCAAGCTACTAATATCTTCACTAACAATGTTCAACCTAACTACCTGCCACCATGCCTGACGAAATCCTCCACCGCGCCATCAGCAGTACGCTGGTCGCCGCCTCGCGGCGCTGGCGACGCCTGTGCCACGCCACGCTGTCCAGCTACGACATCAGCGAAGCCTGTGCCGGGCCGCTGCTGGCCATCGCGCGCCTGGGCGACGGTGTGCATCAGGTCAAGGTGGCGCACGCGGCCGGCATGGAAAGCCCGACCCTGGTGCGCCTGCTCGACCAGTTGTGCAAGGCCGGTATCGTCTGCCGCACCGAAGACCCCAACGATCGCCGCGCCAAGGCGCTGAGTCTCACCGACAAGGGCCGCACGCTGGCCGCGGCCATCGAAAACGAGCTGACCCGCCTGCGTGCCGGGGTGCTGGCCGACATCAGCGCGGCGGAGCTGCAGACCACCTTGCGGGTGCTGCAGGCGTTTGCCGATGCTGTCGACGCCGAGGGAGACGGCGCATGAAGGATTTCCTGGCCGGCTTCCCGCCAGGGCGTGACTGGCTGCACGGCGTACGCACCTTCGCCGCGTCGATGCTGGCGTTGTACATCGCTCTGGTCATGGAAATGCCCCGCCCCTACTGGGCCATGGCCACGGTGTACATCGTCGCCAGCCCGTTCGTGGGGCCGACCAGCTCCAAGGCCCTGTACCGGGCCATGGGCACCCTGGCCGGGGCCTGCGCCTCGGTGCTGCTAGTGCCGCTGTTCGTACAGACACCGATTCTGCTGGCCATTGTCGTGGCGCTGTGGACCGGCACCCTGCTGTTCCTCTCGCTGCACCTGCGCACCGCCAACAGCTACGCGCTGATGCTCGCCGGCTACACCATGCCGCTGATTTCCCTGCCGGCAGTGGACAACCCGCAGGCGGTGTTCGAGATCGCCGTGTCGCGTACCGAAGAGATCTTTCTGGGCATCACCTGTGCAGCGGTGGTGGGCGCGCTGTTCTGGCCCCGGCGCCTGGCGCCGGTGCTGCAGGGCACCGTGGACAAATGGTTCAAGGACGCCAGCCAGTACAGCGCGCAGTTCCTCGCCCGCCGCGTGGACGCCGCCGAAGTGGCCGGCCTGCGCACGGCCATGGCCGCCGGCTTCAACAGCCTGGAACCGATGATCGGCCAGTTGCGCCATGAGGGCGCGCACCGCCAGACCGTGCGCCATGCCCGCGAGCTGCGCGGGCGGATGATCCACTTGCTGCCGGTGATCGACGCCCTGGACGATGCGCTGTGGATCCTCGAACGCCGCCAGCCCGCCGGCATGGCCAGCCTCACGGCGCTGCTGGCGCAGACCCGCGAATGGCTGGAGGCCAGCGACCAGGACACGGGCATGCCGCAGTGGCAGGCGCTGCATGCCGAGCTGCAACGCCTGCAGCCCGATGCCGCAGCGCTGGACGAACGCGACAACCTGCTGCTGTCAAACGCCCTCTACCGGCTGGGCGAGTGGATCGACCTGTGGATGGATTGCCGTACCCTGCAGCAGGCCATCAACGCCGACGACGGCCGCCCCTGGCAAGCGGTGTACCGGCACTGGCGCCTGGGGCGCATCAAGCCCTTCCTGGACCGTGGGCTGATGCTCTATTCGGCCGGTTCGGCCGTGTTGGCGATCATCGTCGCCTCGCTGCTGTGGATCTTCATGGGCTGGCAGGACGGCGCCAGCGCGGTGATTCTCGCCGCCGTGTCGTGCAGCTTCTTCGCAGCCATGGACGACCCCGCGCCGCAGATCTACCGGTTCTTCTTCTGGACCTTGACCTCGGTGGTGCTGGCCAGCCTCTACCTGTTCGTGGTGCTGCCCAGCGTGCATGACTTCCCGATGCTGGTGCTGGCCTTCGCCGTGCCCTTCATCTGCGTGGCCACCCTCAGCGCGCAGCCCCGCTTTTTCCTGCCGACGGTGCTGACGGCAGTCAACACCGCCACTTTCGTCGGTGTGCAGGGCGCCTACGACGCCGATTTCCTGGTGTTCATCAACAACAACCTGGCCGGACCGGCAGGCCTGCTGTTCGCCTTTGTCTGGACGCTGATCATGCGCCCCTTCGGCGTCGAGATGGCCGCCCGGCGCATGACCCGCTTCGGCTGGCGCGACATCGTCAGCCTCTGCGAACCGGCCAGCCTCGCCGAACACCGGCGCTTGGGCGTGCAGATGATCGATCGTCTGATGCAACAGGTGCCACGCCTGGCGCAGACCGCCCAGGACAGCAGCGCACCGCTGCGCGAACTGCGCGTGGCACTGAACCTGCTCGACCTGCTGGCCTGGACCCCGCGCCTGCCCGAAGCCTTGCAGCCAGGCACGCGCCAGGTGGTTGGCGAGGTCGGTGGTTATTTCCGTGCCTGCCTCAAGGCGGGCGAACGCCTGCCCGCGCCCATGGGCCTGCTGCTGACCCTCGACCGCACCCGCCGCACGCTCAACAGCGAAGCGCTGGGGGATGAGCCGGTACGCCTGCACCTGCTGCATGCACTCAGCGGCCTGCGCCTGGCCCTGTTGCCTGGCGTGGAAATCGTCGACATGAACGGCGAACTCATCGAACAACCCATCCACGGCCCGGACGGAGCCCCCGCATGATTGGCGAACTGGACATCAGCGGGATCTTCATTCCCACCTTCCTGGCCCTGATGGGCATTGCCTACCTGCTGTTCCTGGGCATCCACGCGCTGCTGTCGCATACGCATTTCTACCGCCTGGTGTGGCACCGGGCGCTGTTCAACACCGGTCTGTACGTGCTGCTGCTGGCGGCCCTGGACTCCTTCTGCCGATACCTGATGACATGAAAAAGCCGATCCTGACCCTGGGCCGCGTGGTCCTGACCCTGATTGTGGTAGCGCTGGCCGCCGTGCTGGTCTGGCGCATGGTGATGTACTACATGTTCGCGCCCTGGACCCGCGACGGGCACATTCGCGCCGACATCGTGCAGATCGCCCCGGATGTTTCCGGGCTGATCCAGCAGGTGGACGTGCACGACAACCAGAAGGTCAGCAAGGGCCAGGTGCTGTTCACCATCGACCAGGAGCGCTTCCGCCTGGCCCTGCGCCAAGCCCAGGCCACCGTGGCCGAGCGCCAGGAAACCTGGCAGCAGGCACAGCGCGAGAACCGCCGCAACCGCTCGCTGGGCAACCTGGTGTCCCGCGAACAGCTGGAAGAGAGCCAGTCCCGCGAGGCGCGCGCCCTGTCGGCGCTCAACGAAGCCAGGGTGGCGGTGGACGCCGCCCAGCTCAACCTTGACCGCTCGGTGATCCGCAGCCCGGTGGACGGTTACCTCAACGACCGCGCTCCGCGCCCACATGAGTTCGTCAGCGCCGGACGCCCGGTGCTGTCGCTGGTGGACGCTGCGTCTTTCCATATCGACGGCTACTTCGAAGAAACCAAGCTCGACGGCATTCATATCGGCTCCGCGGTTGACATCCGCGTGGTCGGCGACAACGCCCGCCTGACGGGCCATGTGGTGAGCATGGTCGCGGCCATCGAGGACCGCGACCGCAGCAGCGGCACCAACCTGTTGCCCAACGTCAACCCGGCGTTCAGCTGGGTGCGCCTGGCGCAGCGCATCCCGGTGCGCATCGCCTTCGACCAAGTGCCGGCAGACTTCCGCATGATCGCCGGGCGTACTGCGACGGTGTCGATCATCGATGCCCAGGAGCACCGCCAATGATTCGCCCTCTGCCCTGTTTGGCGCTGGGCCTCGGCGCGCTGCTCTCGGCCTGCCAGATGGTCGGCCCGGACTACCAGAAACCCAAGGACGCGGCGATCAACCGCGCGGACCTGCAGGGCGCGCTCGGCCAATCGGCCAACGTGGTTTCCGCACCGGTACCCGACCAGTGGTGGCGGCTGTACCAGGACCCGCGCCTCGACGAGCTGGTACACCAGGCCCTGGCCAGCAATGCTGACCTGCGCGTCGCGGCGGCCAACCTGCAGCGCTCGCGTTACCAGAACGCCGAGGCCGAGGCCGCTGGCGGCTTCAGCGCCGGCGCCAAGGCCGGGGTGCAGCGCCTGCAGGAATCCGGCGAAGCCTTTCTGCTGACCGAGAAAGTCCCGGTGGCCAATGTCGGCGATGTCGGCCTGACCACCTCCTACCAGTTCGATCTGTTCGGCACCCTGCAACGCGGCATCGAGGCGGCGCAGGCCAACGTGGACGCCACCCAGGCCGCCGCCGACACCGCGCGCATCACCGTGGTCGCTGACGTGGTGCGTGCCTATACACAGGTGTGCGCAGCCAACGAGGAGCTGGCCATCGCCCATGAGTCGCTGGACCTGCAACAGCAGAGCGTCAACCTCAACCAGCGCCTGCGCGACGCCGGGCGTGGCGACGAGACCCAGGTGACCCGTTCGCAGACCCAGTTCAAGTCGTTGCGCGCCGAGCTGCCGCGCTATGAAGCCATGCGCCAGGCGGCGCTGTTCCGCCTGTCGATGCTGCTGGCCAAGCCGGTGGCGCAGTTGCCGGCCGGGGTCGCGCAGTGTGCCGAGCTGCCGCACCTGGCCCAGCTGATTCCGGTGGGTGACGGCGCCGCCCTGCTCAAGCGCCGCCCGGACATCCGCCAGGCCGAACGCCACCTGGCCATGGCCACCGCGCAGATCGGCGTGGCCACCGGCGAGCTGTACCCGGACATCAGCATCGGCGCCTCGGTGGCCACCATCGGCCTGGTCGAGAACCTTGGCAAGCCCAGCGCCAACCGCTGGGGCTTCGGCCCGCTGATCAGCTGGACAATTCCCACCAACGGCAGCCGCGCCCGCATCCACCAGGCCGAAGCCTCGGCCCAGGCGGCCCTGGCGCGCTTCGACGGCGTCGTGCTCAATGCCATCCGCGAAACGCAGACCAGCATGGCCCAGTACACCGCCCTGATCGATCGCCGCGATGCCCTGAAGGAAGCCGAGGAATCGGCGCGCATCGCCGCCGACCAGACCCACCGTTTCTACCAGGCGGGGCGCGAGTCCTTCCTCGCCGACCTGCAGGCCACCCGCACCTACACCGAGATGCGCGCGCAACTGGCCGCCGCCAATACCCAGGTGGCCATGGGGCAGATCGACCTGTTCCTGGCACTGGGTGGCGGCTGGCAGCAATGACGCGCCGCGACTGATCGCCCAATGGCTTGTGTCAGGGCCAATACGGGTCCGTGGGAGCGAGCTTGCTCGCGATGGCGGCCTCAAGTTCACTGCACATGTGCTGGCTTTACCGGACTTCTCGCCAGCAGGCTCCAACCGGCAGGGGCAAACTGGCGAAGCTTGCAGCGCTCGCCGGTTTGCCCCAGGCTCTGCCGACTGCATCGCCGAGAGCCCCCATGAGCACCACGCCAAGCCGTCGCCAACGACTGCACCGCATCATCTTCGAAACCGACACCCCGGCCGGTCGGCGCTTCGACCAGGTCCTGCTGCTGGTCATCCTGCTCAGCCTGCTGGTGACCATCGTCGACAGCATCGCGAGCGTGCACCGTGACTACGCCACGCACCTGGCCTGGGTCGAATGGGGCTTCACCGCCGTGTTCGCCGTGGAGTACGCGCTGCGCCTGTACTGCTCGCCCCGGCCGCTGAAATACGCCTTCAGCTTCTACGGGCTGGTCGACCTGCTGGCGATCATCCCCGGCATCCTGGCCATTTACTACAGCGACGCGCAGTACCTGCTGATCGTGCGCATCATCCGCATGCTACGCATCTTCCGGGTCCTCAAGCTCGCCCCCTACCTGCGCCAAGCCCATTACCTGGTCGAGGCACTGCGTGGCAGCAAGCAGAAGATCATCGTGTTCCTAGTCAGCGTCTCGACCCTGGTGACGGTGTTCGGCACCCTGATGTACGTCATCGAAGGTCCCGAGCATGGCTTTACCAGCATTCCCAAGGGCATCTACTGGGCCATCGTCACCCTGACCACCGTGGGCTTCGGCGACATCGTGCCCAAGACCCCGGTGGGCCAGATGCTTTCCTCGCTGGTGATGATCACCGGCTATTCGATCATCGCCGTGCCCACCGGGATCTTCACCGCCGAGCTGGCCAACGCCATGCGCGGCGAGCAGCTGCGCCACGACTGCCCGGTGTGCGCCAAGAACCTCCACGAGCACGGCGCGGCGTTCTGTTCACGCTGCGGCCATGCGCTGTTTCCCAAACGCGACGAACAGGCATAAGCAAATAGTCTTTTGTTCTTTAAAGGCGCGCAGACACCCCGCTATGATCGCGGGCTACAGGCCCTGGGCCGATAACAACGACACAACACTCCGAGCGTCTACCAAGGAATCCCCCGTGAAGAAACTGTTTGCCGCCTCGCTACTGGCCGCTGGCCTGGCCCTGGGCAGCACCGCCCAGGCCGCCCCCCCCCTGCTCAACGTCTCCTACGACGTGATGCGCGACTTCTACAAGGACTACAACGTTGCCTTCCAGAAACACTGGCAGGCCGAGCACCAGGAAAACGTCGCCATCCAGATGTCCTTCGGGGGTTCCAGCAAACAGGCCCGGGCGGTGATCGACGGCCTGCAGGCCGATGTCATCACCATGAACATGGCCACCGACATCAACGCCCTGGCCGACAACGGTGAGCTGGTGCCCAAGGACTGGGTGACGCGCCTGCCGAACAACAGCGCGCCGTTCACCTCCGCCACGGTGTTCATCGTGCGCAAGGGCAACCCCAAGGGTCTGAAGGACTGGCCGGACCTGGTCAAGGACGGCGTGGAAGTCATCGTGCCCAACCCCAAGACCTCGGGGAACGGCCGCTACACCTACCTCTCGGCCTGGGGCTACACCCTGAAGAACGGTGGCGATGAAGCCGCCGCCAGGCAGTTCGTCGGCCAGCTGTTCAAGCACGTTCCGGTGCTGGACACCGGTGGCCGTGGCGCCACCACCACCTTCATGACCAACCAGATCGGCGACGTGCTGGTGACCTTCGAGAACGAAGCGGAAATGATCGCCCGCGAGTTCGGTCGCGATCAGTTCGAAGTGGTGTACCCGAGCGTGTCCGCCGAAGCCGAGCCGCCGGTGAGCGTGGTCGACAAGGTGGTGGACAAGAAAGGCTCGCGGGCCATGGCCGAAGCCTACCTGAAGTACCTGTGGTCGCCGGATGGCCAGGAAATCGCCGCCAACAACTACCTGCGCCCGCGGGACCCGCAGGTGCTGGCCAAGTACAAGGATCGCTTCCCGAAAGTCGACTTCCTCTCCGTGGAGAAGACCTTCGGCGACTGGCGCACCGTACAGAAGACCCACTTCGTCGACGGCGGCGTGTTCGACCAGATCTACCCGGCCAAGTGACCGATCGTGCAGACAACAGAACGGCGACCCTCGGGTCGCCGTTGTGTTTGTGGGTCAGTTGCCGAATGCCCGGCCCAGTCCACCAGGGACGCCATTGACGTCGGTGGCCTGCCAGGGGCCGTCGGGCTGGGTCGACCAGCTCCAGCCGTCATTCCACTGGTAGTAGGTACGCTGGCGGTAGAAGGTGTTGGGCCGGTCTTCCAGCACATAGACACCCAGTTTCTGGTCCCAGTGGCTCTTGCCGCCCGGCGGTGGGGCGAAGCTGGCCGAAGTCTTGGCCGGTTTGGCTGCCGGCCTGGCCGGCTGGCTCGGTTTGGACGGTGTGGCATCCGGTGTGTTGACGCCAGGCAGGCTCTGAATCGGCTCCTGCGTGCGCGGCACATTGGGCGCTTGATGCACCGCACAGGCACTCAGGCTCATGACGGCGGCCAGCAGGGAAGTTCGTGCAAGGTGCCAGGTAATCGCGGACATGTCAGTTTCCTACTGATCAGGACGGTCGATGGTCAGGGTCTGCAAGGCCGTGGTATCGACGGCCAGCGGCTGGCTGCGTCCCAGCCATTCGCCACGGGTCGGTTGCCCGGCACGCGAGACCCGCGCACTGAGTTGGACTTGCGCGAAGTTCGACAGTTTCAGCTGCGGCATCATGGCGTCAGCATCGGACAGCTCCACCTGCACCGGCAGGTCGGCGACCGACAGGCGCCTAACCGCCAGGGGCGCGGGTGGGCCGCCCAGCGCCTGAACGAAGACGAACACGCTGTCGTCGCCGCGCACCTGGTCGCGCACGGCAGCGGCCAGTTCGACACGCACCTTCAGCCGTGGACCGGTGGCGGCGGGTTGTGCGCCGAGATTCTCACGGGCCTTGGCAATGCCGCCCTGCAAGGCGGCACGCGACGGATCGCCTTCCGGCAGCAGGCCCTGCAGGCGCGTCCAGTAGTCCACCGCCTCCTGGTAGCGCCGCCCCTCGAAGGCAGCGATGCCCAGCAGCCCGAGGCTGGTGACTTCGTTGGGATCGGCCTGTAGCGCTTCGTCAGTCAGTGCCCGCACCTGCGCGGTGAAGGTCTTGTTCTCAGCGAAGTACAGCGCCTGCGCCCACTGGCCAAGCAGTTCCGGCGGCCGGCCGGACAGTTGCGCGGCACGCTCGAACTGCCGCGCCGCGTCGGCCGGGCGCTGTTCGGCCATATAGGCACGACCCAGGAAATA
The Pseudomonas sp. DTU_2021_1001937_2_SI_NGA_ILE_001 DNA segment above includes these coding regions:
- a CDS encoding ion transporter; translated protein: MSTTPSRRQRLHRIIFETDTPAGRRFDQVLLLVILLSLLVTIVDSIASVHRDYATHLAWVEWGFTAVFAVEYALRLYCSPRPLKYAFSFYGLVDLLAIIPGILAIYYSDAQYLLIVRIIRMLRIFRVLKLAPYLRQAHYLVEALRGSKQKIIVFLVSVSTLVTVFGTLMYVIEGPEHGFTSIPKGIYWAIVTLTTVGFGDIVPKTPVGQMLSSLVMITGYSIIAVPTGIFTAELANAMRGEQLRHDCPVCAKNLHEHGAAFCSRCGHALFPKRDEQA
- a CDS encoding efflux transporter outer membrane subunit, encoding MIRPLPCLALGLGALLSACQMVGPDYQKPKDAAINRADLQGALGQSANVVSAPVPDQWWRLYQDPRLDELVHQALASNADLRVAAANLQRSRYQNAEAEAAGGFSAGAKAGVQRLQESGEAFLLTEKVPVANVGDVGLTTSYQFDLFGTLQRGIEAAQANVDATQAAADTARITVVADVVRAYTQVCAANEELAIAHESLDLQQQSVNLNQRLRDAGRGDETQVTRSQTQFKSLRAELPRYEAMRQAALFRLSMLLAKPVAQLPAGVAQCAELPHLAQLIPVGDGAALLKRRPDIRQAERHLAMATAQIGVATGELYPDISIGASVATIGLVENLGKPSANRWGFGPLISWTIPTNGSRARIHQAEASAQAALARFDGVVLNAIRETQTSMAQYTALIDRRDALKEAEESARIAADQTHRFYQAGRESFLADLQATRTYTEMRAQLAAANTQVAMGQIDLFLALGGGWQQ
- a CDS encoding efflux RND transporter periplasmic adaptor subunit, giving the protein MKKPILTLGRVVLTLIVVALAAVLVWRMVMYYMFAPWTRDGHIRADIVQIAPDVSGLIQQVDVHDNQKVSKGQVLFTIDQERFRLALRQAQATVAERQETWQQAQRENRRNRSLGNLVSREQLEESQSREARALSALNEARVAVDAAQLNLDRSVIRSPVDGYLNDRAPRPHEFVSAGRPVLSLVDAASFHIDGYFEETKLDGIHIGSAVDIRVVGDNARLTGHVVSMVAAIEDRDRSSGTNLLPNVNPAFSWVRLAQRIPVRIAFDQVPADFRMIAGRTATVSIIDAQEHRQ
- a CDS encoding FUSC family protein — translated: MKDFLAGFPPGRDWLHGVRTFAASMLALYIALVMEMPRPYWAMATVYIVASPFVGPTSSKALYRAMGTLAGACASVLLVPLFVQTPILLAIVVALWTGTLLFLSLHLRTANSYALMLAGYTMPLISLPAVDNPQAVFEIAVSRTEEIFLGITCAAVVGALFWPRRLAPVLQGTVDKWFKDASQYSAQFLARRVDAAEVAGLRTAMAAGFNSLEPMIGQLRHEGAHRQTVRHARELRGRMIHLLPVIDALDDALWILERRQPAGMASLTALLAQTREWLEASDQDTGMPQWQALHAELQRLQPDAAALDERDNLLLSNALYRLGEWIDLWMDCRTLQQAINADDGRPWQAVYRHWRLGRIKPFLDRGLMLYSAGSAVLAIIVASLLWIFMGWQDGASAVILAAVSCSFFAAMDDPAPQIYRFFFWTLTSVVLASLYLFVVLPSVHDFPMLVLAFAVPFICVATLSAQPRFFLPTVLTAVNTATFVGVQGAYDADFLVFINNNLAGPAGLLFAFVWTLIMRPFGVEMAARRMTRFGWRDIVSLCEPASLAEHRRLGVQMIDRLMQQVPRLAQTAQDSSAPLRELRVALNLLDLLAWTPRLPEALQPGTRQVVGEVGGYFRACLKAGERLPAPMGLLLTLDRTRRTLNSEALGDEPVRLHLLHALSGLRLALLPGVEIVDMNGELIEQPIHGPDGAPA
- a CDS encoding DUF1656 domain-containing protein, which translates into the protein MIGELDISGIFIPTFLALMGIAYLLFLGIHALLSHTHFYRLVWHRALFNTGLYVLLLAALDSFCRYLMT